Part of the Desulfohalovibrio reitneri genome is shown below.
GGTGCGTGTAAATGCGGGCGTTGACGCAGGCCGCGTCGTTCTCGCAGTGGTCGGCGTGCAGGTGCGTGTGGACCACCGTGTCCACGTCCTCCGGCTTCAGGCCGAAGGCCCCCAGCCCCTCCTCGAAGGTGACGATGGACGCGCCGATGGCCGCCTCCCGCGCCTCGGAACGGATGGGGTGCGCCTCGCCCGTGTCCACCAGGACAACGCCGTGATCCCCCTGGAGGTACCAGGTGTAGATGGGTATGGTGTACTCGGTCCCGGGATGGTGCTGGTAGGTCATCATGGACTTGTCGAAGACCTTGGAGCCCATCACCAGGGGGTGTATGCGCCACTGGGCCATGGTGTTCTCTCCTTCGCCCGGTGACAGGAAGTCCGCCGCAGGCAGGGTAGCCCCTGGCGGGCGGCGAGGCAACCGGGTTTGACCCTGCCCTCGGGCACGGTCTATATGTATGCATTGCGGGATGGTGCCGCATCGAGGAACGCATGGCCCTTTCGAACAGACGTAATCTCCCACGTTTCCCCATGCGCCGCCGGGAGCGGGGGTTCATCGGCTACGTGCGCGTGGACCAGGGGCAGCTTTACCGGGTCCGGGTGCTGGACGTTTCCGACCAGGGTTGCCGGCTGGAGAACAGTGGAGACCTCGACATGCCCGCGGAGGGCGGCCGGGTCCAGGTGGAGGGCATGAGCCACGAGGACTTCGGCGCGCTGGTGGGCATGCGCGGCTACGTCCGCTGGGTCAGGCCGGATACCGGGCAGTTCGGGGTGCAGTTCGACGATCCCCTGGAGGTGGCCGAAACCCCGCTGGCGAGCCATTTCGCCAAAGGAAAGGTCTGAACCGGACCAACCCGTGAGCCACGCACGACGGCGGCTTTGAGGGTCTTGCCAGAGAACCGGGCGCCGGGTAGGTTGCCTGCCTTTCGCCAACAACACCAAGGAGCGGACATGCGAGTGGCGGTCATCGGCGCGGGAAGCTGGGGCACGACCCTGGCCGACCTGCTGGCCAGAAACGGGCACGAGGCCCGGCTTTGGGTGCGCGAGCGCGATCTGCTTTCCGAAATACGCAACAAGGGCGAGAACACCTGGTACATGCCGGGCGTCAAGCTGAACGAGAACGTCCGACCCTACCAGGAGACCGGCAAGGTCATGGAGGGCGCGGATGCCTACCTGCTGGCCGTGCCCTCGCAGTTCCTCCGCCAGATACTCACGGACAAGCGGGAGCATTTCGCCAAGAACCCCGTGGTCATTTGCGCCTCCAAGGGCATCGAGCGGGGCAGCCTGGCCACCATGTCGCAGGTGGTGGACGAGGCGCTGTCCTCCCTCAAGCCACGCTTCGCCATGCTCTCCGGCCCTTCCTTCGCCTTCGAGGTCATCCGGGGACTGCCCACGGCCGTGGCCCTGGGCTGTGCCGACAAGAAACTGGCCCCGCAACTGCAAGCCGCCTTCTCCAACGACACCTTCCGGGTCTATACCAACCCCGATGTGCGCGGGGTGGAACTCGGCGGGGCCATCAAGAACGTCATCGCCATCGCCGCCGGCGTGTCCGACGGCCTGGGCTTCGGCTCCAATGCCCGCGCCGCCCTCATCACCCGGGGCCTGGCCGAAATGACCCGCCTGGCCGCGGCCATGGGCGGAAAGCGTGAAACCTTCATGGGCCTGGCCGGCATGGGCGACCTGGTGCTGACCTGCACCGGCGAGCTGTCCCGCAACCGCCAAGTCGGCCTGCGGCTGGGCAAGGGGCAGACCCTGCTGGACATCCTCGACGAAATGAAGATGGTGGCCGAAGGGGTCAAGACCACCGAGGCGGTCTACGAACTCGGAAAACGCCACAACGTGGAGCTGCCCATCACCGAGACCGTGCACGGCGTGCTGAATCACGACCGCGACCCCAAGGAAGCCGTGGCCGCCCTCATGGCCCGGGAACTGAAGCAGGAATAGCCGGGGCGTTTTGCGCAGAGAAAGAAACCCCGGGCGCGTTGCGTGCCCGGGGTTTTACTTTCGATGCCGACGTAAGCCGTCAGACGCCTTTGTTTTGGGTTCGATTGCGTCTCATGTGTGAACGACTGTCTGGCTTGTGGCTCATTATTTCTCGAATATGAGACGCAAAATGCTTTGTGTCTATTATGTGAGACTCAGAAAACCTTTT
Proteins encoded:
- a CDS encoding NAD(P)H-dependent glycerol-3-phosphate dehydrogenase, which encodes MRVAVIGAGSWGTTLADLLARNGHEARLWVRERDLLSEIRNKGENTWYMPGVKLNENVRPYQETGKVMEGADAYLLAVPSQFLRQILTDKREHFAKNPVVICASKGIERGSLATMSQVVDEALSSLKPRFAMLSGPSFAFEVIRGLPTAVALGCADKKLAPQLQAAFSNDTFRVYTNPDVRGVELGGAIKNVIAIAAGVSDGLGFGSNARAALITRGLAEMTRLAAAMGGKRETFMGLAGMGDLVLTCTGELSRNRQVGLRLGKGQTLLDILDEMKMVAEGVKTTEAVYELGKRHNVELPITETVHGVLNHDRDPKEAVAALMARELKQE
- a CDS encoding PilZ domain-containing protein, with the protein product MRRRERGFIGYVRVDQGQLYRVRVLDVSDQGCRLENSGDLDMPAEGGRVQVEGMSHEDFGALVGMRGYVRWVRPDTGQFGVQFDDPLEVAETPLASHFAKGKV